In Rhinoraja longicauda isolate Sanriku21f chromosome 6, sRhiLon1.1, whole genome shotgun sequence, the following proteins share a genomic window:
- the ldhd gene encoding putative D-lactate dehydrogenase, mitochondrial produces the protein MALHSLLRAFPALKRVAGWRNHRLQPKRCLNRDVTDALRAVAGADNISTSTAVREQHGKDESYHRCKPPDIVVWPQNVDQVSRLAAICWANDLPIIPFGTSTGLEGGVVALRGGVCFDLTKMDKVVELNTVDFDVTVEPGVTRKSLNNYLRGSGLWFPVDPGADASLCGMAATSASGTNAVRYGTMRENVINLEVVLADGSIMYTAGAERRSRKTSAGYNLTNLFVGSEGTLGIITKTTLRLYGIPESMVSAVCTFPTVQAAVDCTVQVLQYGIPIARIEFLDDVMIDACNKYSNLNYTVSSTLFLEFHGTEKSLAEQIQVTDEIAKANRGSDFIWAKDQENRDKLWQARHNAWYAARALRPGCKAYSTDVCVPLSKLPEIIVTTKDDLIQSKLTGPIVGHVGDGNFHCLMTMDPMDKDEERRVKEFTDRLARQALAMDGTCTGEHGIGLGKRHLLTEEIGAVGMQVMRGIKAALDPKQIMNPGKVVESI, from the exons AGATGTTTGAATAGGGACGTTACAGACGCTCTGCGAGCTGTAGCAGGAGCTGACAACATTTCCACATCAACTGCAGTGCGGGAGCAGCATGGAAAAGATGAATCATACCACAG GTGCAAACCTCCAGATATCGTGGTGTGGCCACAGAATGTGGACCAGGTCAGCAGACTGGCTGCAATATGTTGGGCGAACGACCTCCCCATCATCCCCTTTGGTACAAGCACAGGGCTGGAAGGAGGCGTCGTGGCCCTGAGG GGAGGTGTGTGCTTTGACCTCACAAAGATGGATAAAGTCGTGGAACTCAATACAGTTGACTTTGATGTGACAGTGGAACCAGGAGTCACCAGAAAAAGCCTGAATAACTACCTGCGAGGCAGTGGACTCTGGTTTCCAGTGG ATCCGGGAGCGGATGCTTCCCTGTGCGGAATGGCCGCCACCAGCGCCTCGGGTACGAATGCGGTACGGTACGGCACGATGAGGGAGAACGTGATCAACTTGGAAGTGGTGCTGGCTGATGGAAGCATCATGTACACAGCAGGAGCAGAAAGGAGGTCGAG GAAGACGTCCGCCGGGTACAATCTGACAAATCTCTTTGTTGGCTCAGAGGGAACGCTGGGAATAATCACCAAGACAACACTGCGTCTCTACGGGATACCGGAGTCCATGGTGTCTGCAGTCTGCACGTTTCCAACAGTCCAGGCTGCCGTGGATTGTACGGTGCAGGTGCTGCAGTATGGCATTCCCATAGCAAGGATAG AGTTCCTGGACGATGTGATGATCGATGCTTGTAACAAGTACAGTAATCTGAATTACACAGTGTCTTCAACGCTCTTCCTGGAATTCCATGGCACTGAGAAAAGCCTGGCAGAGCAGATCCAGGTGACAG ACGAAATAGCGAAGGCGAACAGGGGCTCTGATTTTATTTGGGCCAAAGATCAAGAAAATCGGGATAAGCTATGGCAAGCACGGCACAATGCGTGGTACGCTGCGCGGGCCCTGCGGCCGGGCTGTAAG GCTTATTCTACAGACGTGTGTGTTCCACTCTCAAAGCTACCCGAAATCATCGTGACTACTAAAGATGACCTGATACAGTCAAAGCTTACAG GACCTATTGTAGGTCATGTAGGAGATGGCAACTTCCACTGCTTGATGACGATGGACCCAATGGACAAGGATGAGGAGCGAAGGGTGAAAGAGTTTACTGACAGATTGGCCAG ACAAGCTCTGGCCATGGATGGCACCTGTACTGGGGAGCACGGCATAGGCTTGGGCAAACGGCATCTCCTGACTGAAGAAATTGGTGCCGTCGGTATGCAGGTGATGAGAGGAATTAAGGCAGCATTGGATCCAAAACAAATTATGAATCCAGGCAAAGTGGTGGAGAGCATTTGA